One genomic segment of Methanothermobacter wolfeii includes these proteins:
- a CDS encoding UbiA family prenyltransferase encodes MSANRYENHILKNATPLRDFFITLWNLFLYGGFIPALWGPSLLVTSSVFMGIPCQPVTAAISFMLPLTVYAYDYLADLEDDAATNPERCGFISRWGMKLTVTYLLLLIALLICCMNIWMIILSAAMFVTGILYAGLFKGLTERITGFKNIYLGLIWSSWAVTPLFIQNQCFPWPSSLAVFIFIFLKVYINTAFSDYKDIESDSLIGLRTLPVVYGERKSLKVLQIINGVNAAILLSGIFLAGIPLAASPAVVLCLYTALYLHFKESMGTENATLVADLEGPLHLLLLLAVV; translated from the coding sequence ATGTCAGCAAACAGATATGAAAACCATATTCTTAAAAACGCCACCCCTTTAAGGGATTTTTTTATAACCCTCTGGAACCTTTTCCTATACGGAGGTTTCATCCCGGCCCTCTGGGGACCATCCCTTCTTGTAACATCCTCGGTGTTCATGGGAATACCATGCCAGCCTGTCACTGCAGCCATATCCTTCATGCTGCCCCTCACCGTCTACGCCTATGACTACCTCGCGGACCTTGAAGATGACGCTGCAACAAACCCTGAACGATGCGGTTTCATCAGCAGATGGGGCATGAAGCTGACCGTCACCTATCTCTTACTCCTTATAGCCCTCCTCATATGCTGCATGAACATATGGATGATCATCCTCTCGGCCGCCATGTTCGTAACAGGGATACTCTATGCAGGGCTCTTCAAGGGCCTTACAGAAAGGATCACCGGCTTCAAGAACATATACCTTGGACTTATCTGGAGTTCATGGGCGGTTACACCCCTCTTCATCCAGAACCAGTGTTTCCCTTGGCCTTCCTCACTTGCAGTGTTCATCTTCATCTTCCTGAAGGTCTACATAAACACAGCCTTCAGTGACTACAAGGACATTGAATCCGACTCCCTCATAGGTCTAAGGACGCTTCCTGTAGTTTACGGTGAAAGAAAGAGTCTGAAGGTGCTTCAGATTATAAATGGCGTTAATGCAGCCATATTACTCTCAGGGATCTTCCTTGCAGGGATACCCCTAGCTGCATCTCCTGCCGTGGTCCTCTGCCTATACACAGCACTCTACCTTCACTTTAAAGAGTCAATGGGCACAGAAAACGCAACCCTTGTGGCGGACCTTGAGGGGCCGCTGCACCTCCTTCTCCTGCTGGCAGTAGTTTAA
- a CDS encoding pyruvoyl-dependent arginine decarboxylase, which translates to MKVAITSGAAEGPTRLNAFDNALLEAGIGDVNLIRVSSILPRDTRIVELPELEPGSMVNCVLSRKISDRRGDLISAAIAAATSGDFGCVVENSGVNRDPEDVRREAVSMVEYMMSVRGLEIKELIVEEINHTVERCGAAVSALVYLD; encoded by the coding sequence ATGAAGGTTGCTATAACATCAGGTGCTGCTGAAGGACCCACCCGACTGAATGCCTTTGACAACGCACTCCTTGAAGCAGGGATAGGGGATGTCAATCTCATCAGGGTGTCAAGTATACTTCCAAGGGACACCAGGATAGTTGAACTTCCAGAACTTGAACCCGGATCAATGGTTAACTGCGTCCTCTCCCGGAAGATATCCGACAGGAGGGGAGACCTTATATCTGCAGCCATCGCCGCGGCAACATCCGGTGACTTTGGATGTGTGGTTGAGAACTCCGGGGTGAACAGGGACCCTGAGGATGTGAGGAGGGAGGCCGTATCAATGGTTGAGTATATGATGTCTGTGAGGGGCCTTGAAATAAAGGAATTAATAGTTGAAGAGATAAATCATACTGTTGAGAGGTGTGGTGCCGCAGTATCTGCACTCGTATACCTTGACTGA
- the hemC gene encoding hydroxymethylbilane synthase — MIVGTRGSRLALVQTDQVIGMLQEICSEDIERKIIKTKGDRIKDSQLYNIDSRGLFTRELDLAVLEEEVDLAVHSLKDVPSELDPDLVIAGVPVRESPNEVLISRMDWDELPPGSGLGTSSLRREAFCNHHQKNFKLRALRGNIDTRIRKVMEGEVDATIMAEAGLKRLGLERFIKRRFTLDYFTPAAGQGALAVITRRDSDIRGDVERITHYPSIQEVTAEKTLLRELGAGCQCPLGVIARAVDRKLRLYAVLLTREGEILRKLSVEGSLGEAEDIGKKAAKEMEDYI; from the coding sequence TTGATAGTTGGAACACGGGGAAGCCGCCTGGCCCTGGTACAGACAGATCAGGTTATCGGGATGCTCCAGGAGATCTGCAGTGAAGACATAGAAAGGAAGATCATAAAAACGAAGGGTGACAGGATAAAGGATTCTCAGCTTTACAATATTGACTCAAGGGGCCTCTTCACAAGGGAACTGGACCTGGCAGTCCTGGAGGAGGAGGTTGACCTTGCCGTCCACAGCCTCAAGGACGTGCCAAGCGAACTGGACCCTGACCTTGTGATTGCAGGAGTCCCTGTGAGGGAATCCCCAAATGAGGTTCTGATATCACGGATGGACTGGGATGAACTTCCACCGGGTTCAGGTCTCGGGACAAGCAGCCTGCGGAGGGAGGCCTTCTGCAACCATCACCAAAAAAATTTTAAGCTCAGGGCCCTAAGAGGAAATATAGATACAAGGATAAGAAAGGTTATGGAAGGCGAGGTTGACGCCACCATCATGGCCGAGGCGGGTTTAAAACGTCTTGGGCTTGAGAGATTCATTAAAAGGAGATTCACGCTTGACTACTTCACACCCGCCGCAGGCCAAGGGGCCCTCGCAGTTATAACAAGAAGAGACAGTGACATCAGGGGTGATGTTGAAAGGATCACACACTACCCCTCAATCCAGGAGGTCACCGCCGAGAAAACCCTCCTGAGGGAGCTGGGTGCTGGGTGCCAGTGCCCGCTGGGGGTCATTGCAAGGGCCGTGGACAGAAAACTCAGACTCTACGCTGTCCTTTTAACCAGGGAGGGTGAGATACTCAGGAAGCTGAGTGTTGAAGGATCTCTGGGTGAAGCAGAAGATATCGGTAAAAAAGCTGCCAAGGAAATGGAGGATTATATTTGA
- a CDS encoding Gfo/Idh/MocA family protein has protein sequence MKKINVGVIGVGAMGYNHARVYHRLENANLIAVSDIMKGTLQKVANKYDAVGYVDYENLLEIPEIDVVSVCVPTTHHYRVVMDALEHDKHVLVEKPIAFTIEEAMEMVSTARKKGLKLGTGHVERFNPAVQKAKELIENDVIGDVVSASAKRVGPFPPRIKDVGVTIDLAIHDLDVMHYLFSEPVAEVYAVMGSILEKCEYEDHAEIMTKFKSGITGILEVNWLTPYKRRKLAITGTDGIINVDYIDQKLDVYGKFAQDIEIKHEEPLKNEIKSFLSSVINDEEPEITGEDGIYALRTVIAAMKSAREHRPIKLNGDI, from the coding sequence TTGAAAAAGATAAATGTGGGTGTAATCGGTGTCGGAGCCATGGGTTACAACCATGCCAGAGTTTACCACAGACTTGAAAACGCGAATCTTATAGCTGTATCAGACATCATGAAGGGGACCCTTCAGAAGGTCGCCAACAAGTATGACGCTGTTGGATACGTGGACTATGAAAACCTCCTTGAGATACCTGAAATAGATGTTGTAAGTGTCTGCGTGCCAACCACCCACCACTACAGGGTAGTGATGGATGCCCTTGAACATGACAAGCACGTCCTTGTTGAAAAACCCATCGCATTCACAATAGAAGAAGCCATGGAGATGGTGAGCACGGCCCGTAAAAAGGGTTTGAAGCTTGGAACGGGGCATGTTGAAAGATTCAACCCTGCCGTGCAGAAGGCGAAGGAACTCATTGAAAATGATGTGATTGGAGACGTGGTTTCAGCATCAGCAAAGAGGGTGGGTCCCTTCCCCCCAAGGATAAAGGATGTTGGAGTTACAATTGACCTGGCCATACACGACCTTGACGTTATGCACTACCTCTTCAGTGAACCCGTTGCAGAGGTATACGCTGTCATGGGAAGCATACTTGAAAAATGTGAGTATGAGGACCATGCAGAGATAATGACCAAATTCAAAAGCGGGATAACCGGGATCCTTGAGGTTAACTGGTTAACACCCTACAAGAGAAGGAAGCTGGCCATCACAGGGACCGACGGCATAATCAATGTGGACTACATTGACCAGAAACTCGATGTTTACGGTAAATTCGCACAGGACATAGAGATAAAGCATGAGGAACCACTGAAGAATGAGATTAAATCATTCCTTTCATCCGTCATAAATGATGAGGAACCTGAAATCACCGGTGAAGACGGTATATATGCCCTGAGGACCGTGATTGCTGCAATGAAGTCTGCCAGGGAGCACAGACCCATAAAACTTAATGGAGATATTTAA
- a CDS encoding DUF2116 family Zn-ribbon domain-containing protein: MIDPHKHCPVCGNPIPLDERTCSERCQEILSRNQQRVRRTRTLFYVVFAVFVIVWIIFSLRG; the protein is encoded by the coding sequence ATGATTGACCCGCACAAGCACTGCCCGGTATGCGGTAACCCGATACCCCTGGATGAAAGGACATGCTCAGAGAGATGCCAGGAGATACTTTCCAGAAACCAGCAGAGGGTGAGGAGGACAAGGACGCTCTTCTACGTCGTGTTCGCTGTTTTTGTGATTGTATGGATTATATTCTCCCTGCGGGGGTAG
- a CDS encoding NAD(+) kinase, translating to MMRIGLVARFDMPEAVELAGRVASFLLNRGVELTVDLKLTEELPILREYGADIRDMDADMIVTIGGDGTILRTQSLIEGKEIPILGINMGTVGFLTEVDPENVFSALEDVLMGEYAVEKRTLLSVHHNGKLPLALNEVVMMTRKPAKMLHIEISVDDEIVEELRADGIIIATPSGSTAYSMSAGGPIVDPRVEAFLIVPICPFKLSARPIVVSNKSTIKVKLLRKGKKAIAVIDGQYEEEINHMDEVIFRKSDSCAHFVRLSKDFYRKVREKLIEGGIDSIKGH from the coding sequence ATAATGCGTATAGGCCTTGTTGCCCGTTTTGACATGCCTGAAGCCGTTGAGCTTGCAGGTAGAGTTGCATCCTTTCTCCTCAACAGGGGTGTTGAGCTCACAGTCGACCTTAAACTCACAGAGGAACTCCCCATCCTCAGGGAGTATGGTGCGGATATAAGGGACATGGATGCAGACATGATAGTCACCATCGGCGGAGATGGGACGATACTAAGAACCCAGAGCCTTATAGAGGGTAAGGAGATACCTATACTGGGCATAAATATGGGCACTGTTGGTTTTCTGACTGAAGTAGACCCTGAGAATGTTTTTTCAGCCCTTGAAGACGTCCTGATGGGTGAGTATGCTGTTGAAAAGAGGACCCTCCTCAGCGTCCATCATAACGGTAAACTGCCATTGGCCCTCAATGAGGTGGTTATGATGACGCGTAAACCCGCCAAGATGCTCCACATTGAAATATCTGTGGATGATGAAATCGTTGAGGAGCTCAGGGCCGATGGTATAATCATCGCAACTCCAAGCGGCTCCACAGCCTACTCCATGTCAGCCGGCGGGCCCATAGTAGACCCCCGCGTGGAGGCCTTCCTCATAGTGCCCATATGCCCCTTTAAGCTCAGCGCGAGGCCCATAGTGGTCTCAAATAAAAGCACCATAAAGGTCAAACTACTCAGGAAGGGAAAGAAGGCCATTGCAGTTATTGACGGCCAGTATGAGGAGGAGATAAACCATATGGATGAGGTCATATTCAGGAAATCAGATAGCTGCGCCCATTTTGTAAGGTTGAGTAAGGACTTCTACCGTAAGGTCCGTGAAAAACTAATAGAGGGTGGTATAGATTCAATCAAGGGCCACTGA
- the cfbE gene encoding coenzyme F430 synthase, which translates to MVDLTHGGVTIALELKRESDRVLAWDIYGTLGEDDLKLLTDNGIELVTGPDTGSPVIAPVHCPLERTDMTHHEITGRLLESWKRSAKIPLVEVTGVKGKTSTVWILREILRDLQPLILSSLGSYAGDDLLKRDISITPANMIETVRLAGECDCRTAIFEVSLGGTGLADVGVLTNIAEDYPIRQGTSSASRAKSQIFRSRRVCCEYGAFRRYYDRFWDITNTFSVTDDRACVHASDVEYGLESTSATLIIDGLETLKGDVIETEFSVETFAPAEHHLQNVLAGVSAALTLGKDPKRIQEGLRNFRGIPGRTSIREFNGTTIIEEINPGLNVRAVEYSLEMVEKLTDPVVIIGGRYGVTCEEIDEERLIRTLKGSDLQFIFVDELGYSLMKGMGTDAVYFRRPEDALRIAMKHDTVLMIYRSVYGDLTRR; encoded by the coding sequence GTGGTGGACCTTACTCATGGCGGTGTTACAATAGCCCTTGAACTGAAGAGGGAATCTGACAGGGTGCTTGCCTGGGATATATACGGTACGCTTGGTGAGGATGACCTTAAACTCCTGACCGATAATGGCATCGAACTTGTAACGGGTCCTGATACCGGTTCGCCGGTCATAGCACCTGTCCACTGCCCCCTGGAAAGAACTGACATGACCCATCATGAGATAACTGGTCGTCTCCTTGAATCATGGAAAAGATCAGCGAAAATCCCTTTGGTGGAGGTTACAGGTGTTAAGGGCAAGACCAGCACCGTATGGATCCTCAGGGAGATCCTCAGGGACCTTCAGCCCCTCATTCTCAGCAGCCTTGGATCCTATGCCGGTGATGATCTCCTTAAAAGGGATATAAGCATAACCCCTGCAAATATGATTGAAACTGTACGCCTTGCAGGTGAATGTGACTGCAGGACCGCCATATTCGAGGTTTCCCTTGGAGGAACAGGACTTGCAGATGTTGGTGTCCTGACGAACATAGCCGAGGACTATCCCATAAGACAGGGCACCTCAAGTGCCAGCAGGGCAAAATCACAGATATTCAGGAGCAGGAGAGTCTGCTGTGAGTACGGAGCCTTCAGGAGATACTATGACAGGTTCTGGGATATTACAAACACCTTCTCTGTCACCGATGACCGTGCCTGTGTCCATGCATCCGATGTTGAATATGGCCTTGAATCAACATCGGCCACCCTGATTATCGATGGACTCGAAACACTGAAGGGTGATGTTATTGAAACCGAGTTCAGTGTAGAAACATTTGCACCTGCAGAACACCACCTCCAGAATGTCCTTGCAGGGGTGAGCGCGGCCCTAACCCTTGGTAAAGATCCGAAGAGGATTCAGGAGGGTCTTAGGAACTTCAGGGGCATACCTGGAAGGACTTCGATACGTGAGTTCAACGGCACAACCATCATTGAGGAGATAAACCCAGGCCTCAATGTCAGGGCAGTTGAGTACTCCCTTGAAATGGTGGAAAAACTCACAGACCCCGTTGTGATCATCGGGGGCAGATACGGGGTTACATGTGAAGAAATAGACGAGGAAAGACTTATCAGGACCCTCAAAGGAAGTGACCTCCAGTTCATTTTTGTTGATGAACTTGGATACAGCCTCATGAAGGGGATGGGAACCGATGCTGTTTATTTCAGGAGACCTGAAGACGCCCTCAGGATTGCGATGAAGCACGACACGGTCCTCATGATTTACAGGTCAGTGTACGGTGACCTTACAAGGAGGTGA
- the prf1 gene encoding peptide chain release factor aRF-1, which translates to MSEVSSKELYEFKRTLQELSEKKGRGTELVSVYIPPDRQISDVAKHMREELSQSANIKSKQTKKNVQSAIEVIMQRLKLFPRPPEKGLVMFVGMIPRGGPGTEKMETYVFEPPEPIKTYIYHCNSEFYLEPLQEMLEEKETYGLAVLDRKEATIATLKGKRIDILKTLASGVPGKHKAGGQSQRRFDRLIDLAAHEFLKRIGDHMNEAFLQIEDLKGIILGGPGHTKDEFLNGDYLHHELKKKVITTVDTSYTGEFGIREVIDKSMDVLSEIDVMREKKLVQRFLRELINEDGLASYGEREVRNHLQMGAVEILLLSEDLKYQRGTYECASCGHRMEKTGKDLPDTDKCPACNDQMRITERRDMIDDLVEMAEEVGTEVEIISTETEEGMQLLRAFGGIGAILRYRP; encoded by the coding sequence GTGAGTGAAGTATCATCAAAGGAACTTTATGAGTTCAAGAGGACCCTCCAGGAACTCTCAGAAAAGAAGGGGAGGGGGACTGAACTCGTATCGGTCTATATACCCCCTGACAGGCAGATCAGTGATGTTGCCAAGCACATGAGGGAGGAGCTCAGCCAGAGCGCCAACATTAAAAGTAAACAGACAAAGAAGAATGTCCAGTCAGCCATCGAGGTTATAATGCAGCGCCTGAAACTCTTCCCGAGGCCCCCTGAGAAGGGCCTGGTCATGTTCGTCGGCATGATACCCCGGGGAGGGCCGGGGACAGAGAAAATGGAGACCTACGTCTTTGAGCCCCCTGAACCAATCAAGACTTACATCTACCACTGTAACTCAGAGTTCTACCTTGAACCCCTCCAGGAGATGCTTGAGGAGAAGGAAACCTACGGCCTAGCCGTCCTTGACAGGAAGGAGGCCACCATAGCCACATTGAAGGGTAAACGGATCGACATACTCAAGACCCTCGCAAGCGGGGTGCCTGGTAAGCACAAGGCAGGCGGACAGTCACAGAGGAGGTTTGACCGTCTGATAGATCTGGCGGCCCATGAATTCCTCAAGAGGATAGGGGACCATATGAATGAGGCCTTCCTTCAGATAGAGGACCTTAAGGGGATTATACTTGGAGGACCTGGCCATACTAAGGATGAGTTCCTTAACGGTGATTACCTCCACCATGAGCTGAAGAAGAAGGTAATCACAACCGTTGACACATCTTACACCGGTGAGTTTGGTATCAGGGAGGTTATAGACAAGTCAATGGATGTTCTGAGTGAAATAGATGTCATGCGTGAGAAGAAGCTCGTCCAGAGGTTCCTCCGGGAACTCATAAATGAGGATGGACTGGCATCCTACGGTGAGAGGGAGGTCAGGAACCACCTCCAGATGGGTGCGGTTGAGATCCTGCTCCTCTCGGAGGACCTTAAATATCAGAGGGGGACCTATGAGTGTGCTTCATGCGGACATAGAATGGAAAAAACAGGAAAGGACCTTCCAGACACCGATAAGTGCCCTGCGTGTAACGATCAGATGAGGATAACCGAGAGGCGCGACATGATAGACGACCTTGTTGAGATGGCCGAGGAGGTCGGAACCGAGGTTGAGATAATATCCACCGAAACAGAGGAGGGTATGCAGCTCCTCAGGGCCTTCGGAGGGATAGGGGCCATCTTAAGGTACCGTCCATAG
- the eif5A gene encoding translation initiation factor IF-5A, whose amino-acid sequence MSKKVVEVKTLKVGKYVIIDGEASKITNISTSSPGKHGSAKARVEAVGIFDNQKRSFVKPVDSKVDIPIIDKRTAQVLAIMGEDVQLMDLENYETFETPIPDELRDQLVEGVEVEYIEALGQRKLMRTKG is encoded by the coding sequence ATGTCAAAGAAAGTAGTTGAAGTTAAGACGCTTAAGGTTGGAAAGTACGTGATCATTGACGGAGAGGCATCAAAGATCACAAACATCTCAACATCCTCCCCTGGTAAGCACGGATCAGCCAAGGCCCGTGTCGAGGCAGTGGGGATATTCGACAACCAGAAGAGGAGCTTCGTAAAACCAGTGGACTCAAAGGTGGACATACCCATAATCGACAAGAGAACAGCACAGGTACTGGCCATAATGGGAGAGGACGTCCAGTTAATGGACCTTGAAAACTATGAGACCTTTGAAACACCAATACCAGATGAACTCCGCGACCAGCTGGTTGAAGGTGTTGAGGTTGAATACATAGAGGCCCTCGGCCAGAGAAAACTCATGAGAACCAAGGGATAG
- a CDS encoding bifunctional fructose-bisphosphatase/inositol-phosphate phosphatase, which yields MEESDTYYWKGVAMRMADQVERAIAPLVGTEDAGEIIKMGADGTPTKLIDLVAEDEAIGVLENTMRPVTIISEEIGVLHINQDGDDEPRIIFVVDPLDGTSNAIRNIPFYGISIAVAEYIPGSDLPSMKDVRMGFVKNFATGDLYWAIRGQGAFMNDKRIESSSQSSLERTSLGAFIYGTRFKRVDNICRVIRRMRILGSVALELAYVANGSYDAFMDLRENLRIVDIAASKLIVEEAGGVVTDERGEVINGLLNVKARTSLIAAGNVNLHRKIMQTLEVI from the coding sequence ATGGAAGAATCAGATACCTATTACTGGAAGGGCGTTGCCATGCGGATGGCAGACCAGGTTGAGAGGGCCATAGCTCCCCTTGTGGGGACAGAAGATGCAGGTGAGATAATCAAAATGGGGGCTGATGGAACACCTACAAAGCTCATAGACCTCGTTGCAGAGGACGAGGCCATAGGTGTCCTTGAAAACACCATGAGGCCCGTTACAATAATAAGTGAAGAGATAGGAGTCCTTCACATAAACCAGGACGGTGATGATGAGCCCAGGATAATCTTTGTGGTGGACCCCCTTGATGGTACAAGCAACGCCATAAGGAACATACCCTTCTACGGGATATCCATTGCAGTTGCAGAATATATTCCTGGAAGCGACCTCCCCTCAATGAAGGATGTCAGGATGGGTTTTGTTAAGAACTTTGCAACGGGTGACCTCTACTGGGCCATAAGGGGCCAGGGGGCGTTCATGAATGATAAAAGGATTGAGTCATCATCACAGAGTTCCCTTGAAAGGACATCTCTCGGTGCATTCATCTACGGCACCCGCTTCAAAAGGGTTGATAACATATGCCGGGTTATACGCCGTATGCGTATACTGGGCTCTGTTGCCCTTGAACTGGCATACGTGGCGAACGGGTCCTATGACGCCTTCATGGACCTCAGGGAAAACCTCAGGATAGTTGATATTGCCGCCTCAAAGCTCATCGTTGAGGAGGCAGGTGGTGTGGTGACAGATGAAAGGGGGGAAGTTATAAACGGCCTTCTTAACGTCAAGGCAAGAACCTCCCTTATCGCTGCGGGTAACGTTAACCTTCACAGAAAAATAATGCAGACCCTGGAGGTCATATAA
- the pyrH gene encoding UMP kinase, with the protein MRIVITIGGSIIISEFTHEMFRSYADVLNSLRDEHELFIVVGGGKPARDYIRVARELGASEALCDDIGIDVTRLNARMLITALGESAYPSVPENFREALRYSTSGRIVVMGGTEPAHSTDAVGAILAETVGADLMINLTSVDGFYDRDPEKHPDARFYPEITASEMLEHLIGCDVKAGTYEFFDHTAIQMIKRSGVKTLIVNGRDPENLLRALDGDIGTAVIPE; encoded by the coding sequence ATGAGGATTGTGATTACCATCGGAGGATCAATCATTATAAGTGAATTCACACATGAAATGTTCAGATCCTACGCGGATGTCCTGAATTCACTGCGGGATGAACATGAACTCTTTATTGTTGTAGGTGGAGGTAAACCCGCCAGGGACTATATAAGGGTTGCGAGGGAGCTGGGGGCGAGTGAGGCCCTCTGTGATGATATAGGTATAGATGTTACAAGGCTCAACGCAAGGATGCTCATAACAGCCCTAGGTGAAAGCGCATACCCCTCTGTTCCGGAGAACTTCAGGGAAGCGCTGAGGTACTCAACATCAGGGAGGATAGTTGTTATGGGTGGCACCGAGCCGGCCCACAGTACGGATGCCGTCGGGGCCATCCTGGCAGAGACGGTAGGCGCGGACCTCATGATAAACCTTACATCTGTTGATGGCTTCTATGACCGTGACCCTGAAAAGCACCCTGATGCAAGGTTTTACCCGGAGATAACAGCCAGTGAAATGCTGGAGCACCTTATTGGCTGTGATGTGAAGGCCGGTACCTATGAGTTCTTTGATCATACAGCCATACAGATGATAAAGAGGTCCGGTGTGAAGACACTTATAGTGAATGGGAGGGACCCTGAAAACCTTTTAAGGGCCCTTGATGGAGATATAGGTACTGCTGTTATTCCTGAATGA
- a CDS encoding DUF308 domain-containing protein — protein MLKKWAGLFSLILGIIFLISPVLGVTAISILTGLVLTALGVWMLLNGLMARKYMEVSILWIVFSLIALAVGMILAFRVVLINQIAGAWFYVTGVLLIVAGVMILSAGYENYIKRNAGIISAIFGLIYIIAGFLAFNPVFIGVLVGLILVLHGVMVLRSP, from the coding sequence TTGCTGAAAAAATGGGCGGGTCTCTTTTCTCTTATACTGGGTATAATATTTCTCATATCCCCTGTCTTAGGGGTTACAGCGATAAGCATTCTCACGGGTCTTGTACTCACGGCTCTGGGGGTCTGGATGCTGCTTAATGGCCTCATGGCAAGGAAGTACATGGAAGTCAGCATACTCTGGATAGTATTCTCGCTGATAGCCCTTGCAGTTGGCATGATTCTGGCATTCAGAGTTGTACTCATAAATCAGATTGCAGGGGCATGGTTCTATGTTACAGGCGTCCTTCTTATAGTGGCGGGTGTCATGATACTTTCAGCAGGGTACGAGAACTACATAAAAAGAAATGCAGGGATAATAAGCGCCATATTCGGCCTTATCTACATAATAGCTGGTTTTTTAGCCTTTAACCCGGTTTTCATCGGTGTCCTTGTGGGCCTGATACTCGTACTGCATGGGGTTATGGTGCTGAGGTCACCATGA
- a CDS encoding orotate phosphoribosyltransferase-like protein has protein sequence MENELIKKAQELRNRGFTTGEIADELNVSKDTARWLTLQTTTSMSKKEAPMDFAINWESLGGSSSRMRYVSAAMADMALKYGVADVVLGIAISGVPFATLMADVMGVETGLETSLAVFHPVKHRKDEEAEGAISSNFARVKGKRVVVVDDVITSGRTIREAVEVLKSQGATPVAVTVLIDKKGISEVAGVPVESLIRVRRLG, from the coding sequence ATGGAAAATGAACTTATAAAGAAGGCCCAGGAACTCAGAAACAGGGGCTTTACAACTGGAGAGATTGCCGATGAACTTAACGTGTCAAAGGACACCGCAAGGTGGCTTACACTCCAGACAACCACCTCCATGTCAAAGAAGGAGGCCCCTATGGATTTTGCCATTAACTGGGAAAGCCTTGGTGGCAGCTCATCCCGTATGAGGTATGTTTCTGCTGCCATGGCCGACATGGCCCTCAAGTACGGTGTTGCTGATGTGGTCCTCGGTATCGCCATAAGCGGCGTGCCCTTCGCAACCCTCATGGCTGATGTTATGGGTGTTGAAACCGGACTTGAAACATCCCTTGCAGTATTTCACCCTGTGAAACACAGGAAGGATGAGGAAGCTGAGGGAGCCATAAGCAGTAACTTTGCAAGGGTTAAGGGTAAGCGTGTTGTTGTGGTCGATGACGTTATAACCAGCGGGAGGACCATAAGGGAGGCTGTTGAGGTCCTTAAATCCCAGGGAGCCACTCCTGTAGCTGTAACCGTTCTCATCGATAAGAAGGGCATATCCGAGGTTGCAGGTGTGCCTGTTGAGTCCCTGATAAGGGTCAGGAGACTGGGATAA